In Gemmatimonadota bacterium, the genomic stretch CACGGCATGCGCAAGGATTTCATCACCGCGCCGCTGCAGATGAGCCCGCAGGAAGGAAAGGGATTCAACGCGTGGTGGCCCATGCCCTTCAAGGAAAAGGCCGTGCTGGAAGTGGAAAACCAGGGCGACGAAGGCTACTTCCATTACTTTTACATCGACTGCGAGGCCTATCCCACCGTTGACGCGGTGGCGGATCAGGCGTATTTTCACGTACAGTGGCGCCGGGAGGCCGATACGAAGGGCTGGGCCTTCGAGGAAGGGCTCAAACCCGACGAATACCGGAAGGACCCGCGCTGGCTGAATACGAGCGACCGGGACAACTACGTCATCTGCGACGTCGAGGGCGACGGTATCTACTGCGGCGCCCACCTGGACATCGACTGCTTTCAGCGGAACCCGAACGACTGGTACGGCGAAGGCGACGACATGATGTTTATCGACGGAGAGGCGTGGCCCCCGTCGCTGCACGGGACCGGCACCGAAGACTGGTATCACGGCGCGTACGGTCCGACGACGGAGTTCCAGGCGCCGTACCACGGGATCATACTCTACAGCGGGAACCCGGACTGGAGATTCAAGGGCAAGAACACCGTATACCGTTATCATATTGAAGATCCGATCCGGTTTCGGAAGAGCTTCCGCATGTCCATCGAGCACGGCCATGCGAACAAACTGAGCAACGATTACGCCAGCACCGCCTACTACTATCTTTCCGAACCACGGAGCGGCGGACCGGTCCTGTTGCCGGTCGACGAACGACTGCCGCGACCGAACGAGGAGTGGTACGGCTGAGGACGAGCAGCCCCATTATTGGAGGTCCAGATGTTATCACAGGAGCAGGTTGAGTTCTACCACGAGAACGGTTACATGACCGTCGACAAAGTGCTTTCCGACGCGGAGGTCGCGGATCTGCAGCGGGTGACGGACGAATTCGTTCAGAAAGCGGCCGCCTTTACCGAACACACGGATTTTTACGATCTCGAGCCGGGGCACTCGGCGCACGATCCGCAGGTGCGCCGCCTCAAAAGCCCGATCGATCACCACGACGTGTACATGCGCACCATCAAACACGACAACATCCTGGACATCGTCGCGCAACTGATCGGCGACGACATCCGGACCAACGGCAACAAGCTGAACATGAAGTCCGCCGACTATGGCAGCCCGGTGGAGTGGCACCAGGACTGGTCCTTTTATCCCCAC encodes the following:
- a CDS encoding DUF2961 domain-containing protein encodes the protein HGMRKDFITAPLQMSPQEGKGFNAWWPMPFKEKAVLEVENQGDEGYFHYFYIDCEAYPTVDAVADQAYFHVQWRREADTKGWAFEEGLKPDEYRKDPRWLNTSDRDNYVICDVEGDGIYCGAHLDIDCFQRNPNDWYGEGDDMMFIDGEAWPPSLHGTGTEDWYHGAYGPTTEFQAPYHGIILYSGNPDWRFKGKNTVYRYHIEDPIRFRKSFRMSIEHGHANKLSNDYASTAYYYLSEPRSGGPVLLPVDERLPRPNEEWYG